From a single Nicotiana tabacum cultivar K326 chromosome 8, ASM71507v2, whole genome shotgun sequence genomic region:
- the LOC107815080 gene encoding probable aquaporin TIP1-1: MPIHQIAVGSHEELRQSGTLKAALAEFICTLIFVFAGQGSGMAFNKLSADGTATPAGLISASIAHAFGLFVAVSVGANISGGHVNPAVTFGAFVGGNITLFRGILYIVAQLLGSTVACFLLEFATGGMSTGAFALSAGVSVWNAFVFEIVMTFGLVYTVYATAVDPKKGDLGVIAPIAIGFIVGANILAGGAFTGASMNPAVSFGPALVSWTWTHQWVYWAGPLVGGGIAGVVYELIFINHSHEPLPSGDF, encoded by the exons ATGCCGATCCACCAAATTGCTGTTGGAAGCCATGAGGAACTCCGCCAATCAGGGACGCTCAAGGCGGCCTTGGCGGAGTTCATCTGTACCCTGATCTTCGTTTTCGCAGGTCAGGGTTCTGGCATGGCTTTCAACAAGCTATCAGCTGACGGTACCGCTACTCCCGCCGGCCTCATCTCTGCCTCTATAGCGCATGCCTTCGGGCTGTTTGTGGCCGTCTCCGTCGGTGCTAACATCTCCGGCGGCCATGTTAATCCCGCCGTTACCTTCGGTGCTTTCGTTGGTGGAAACATCACTTTGTTCCGTGGCATTCTCTACATTGTCGCACAGTTGCTTGGATCCACTGTTGCTTGCTTCCTCCTTGAATTTGCCACTGGTGGCATG AGCACAGGAGCATTTGCTTTGTCAGCTGGTGTATCAGTATGGAATGCATTTGTCTTTGAAATAGTGATGACTTTTGGACTTGTTTACACTGTGTATGCCACTGCTGTTGACCCAAAGAAGGGAGACTTGGGTGTAATTGCACCAATTGCCATTGGTTTTATTGTTGGTGCCAACATTTTAGCTGGTGGGGCCTTTACTGGAGCTTCAATGAACCCTGCTGTCTCATTTGGGCCAGCTTTGGTTAGCTGGACCTGGACCCACCAATGGGTCTACTGGGCTGGACCCCTTGTTGGTGGTGGGATTGCTGGTGTTGTCTATGAACTCATCTTCATCAACCACTCCCATGAGCCACTCCCCAGTGGAGATTTTTAA